Proteins encoded together in one Mycobacterium sp. MS1601 window:
- the corA gene encoding magnesium/cobalt transporter CorA has product MPTFRARPQSLLNKNGAKPEVDAKRIHVPVARAMVDCGIYVDGERLPGKYTHLAALEKVRDIECTDHKTFVWIGLHEPDEHQMQAVAKVFDLHPLAVEDAVHAHQRPKLERYDDTLFLVLKTVNYVAHESVAAAREIVETGEIMVFVGPDFVVTVRHGEHTGLAGVRHAMESEQKHLALGPYSVMHAIADHVVDSYRSVTALMECDIDAIEEDAFSTRNTDIAQIYMLKREVVEMRRAIAPLSIALQRLTEHKDLISKEILRYFRDVVDHQNQAADQINSYDEMLSSLVQAELAKVGMQQNTDMRKISAWVAIAAVPTMIAGIYGMNFEHMPELQWTWGYPTVLLVMFTICTSLYRTFRKNHWL; this is encoded by the coding sequence ATGCCCACGTTTCGTGCCCGTCCGCAGTCGCTGCTCAACAAGAACGGGGCCAAACCCGAGGTCGACGCCAAACGCATCCATGTCCCGGTTGCCAGGGCCATGGTGGACTGCGGCATCTACGTCGACGGTGAACGCCTGCCCGGCAAATACACCCACCTGGCCGCACTGGAGAAAGTGCGTGACATCGAGTGCACCGACCACAAGACGTTCGTCTGGATTGGCCTGCACGAGCCCGACGAACACCAGATGCAAGCAGTGGCAAAGGTTTTCGATCTGCATCCGTTGGCCGTCGAGGACGCCGTGCACGCCCATCAGCGTCCCAAACTCGAGCGTTACGACGATACGCTCTTCCTGGTGCTCAAGACGGTGAACTATGTGGCGCACGAATCGGTGGCCGCCGCCCGCGAGATCGTCGAGACCGGCGAGATCATGGTGTTCGTCGGGCCGGATTTTGTGGTGACGGTGCGCCACGGTGAGCACACCGGGCTGGCCGGAGTACGCCATGCGATGGAATCCGAGCAGAAGCACCTGGCGCTGGGGCCGTACTCGGTGATGCACGCCATCGCCGACCACGTGGTGGACAGCTACCGCAGCGTCACCGCGCTGATGGAGTGCGACATCGACGCCATCGAGGAGGACGCGTTCTCCACCCGCAACACCGACATCGCGCAGATCTACATGCTCAAACGCGAGGTGGTCGAGATGCGGCGCGCCATCGCGCCGCTGTCGATCGCACTGCAGCGGCTCACCGAGCACAAGGACCTGATCTCCAAGGAGATCCTGCGCTACTTCCGCGACGTGGTGGACCACCAGAATCAGGCCGCCGATCAGATCAACAGCTACGACGAGATGTTGAGCTCACTGGTGCAGGCCGAACTCGCGAAGGTCGGAATGCAGCAGAACACCGACATGCGCAAGATCTCGGCGTGGGTGGCCATCGCCGCCGTGCCAACGATGATCGCCGGCATCTACGGGATGAACTTCGAGCACATGCCGGAATTGCAGTGGACCTGGGGGTATCCCACGGTACTGCTGGTCATGTTCACCATCTGCACGTCGCTGTACCGGACGTTCCGCAAGAACCACTGGCTCTAG
- a CDS encoding DUF4190 domain-containing protein, with protein MTMPGGDSGDKPDEQSGTDPSPEQSGLEPPPPQYPPPGNYPPPPGYHQYGPQYQPGFPGNDQYDYGYAPPQRTTTNTMAIASLVTSGLGIVPFCGGILSIVGIVLGAVALSQIKETRQEGYGIAVAGIVVGVAMLIVGLIWTIFALR; from the coding sequence ATGACCATGCCCGGCGGAGACTCCGGCGACAAGCCGGATGAGCAGTCAGGCACGGACCCGTCACCCGAGCAGTCTGGCCTCGAACCGCCCCCGCCGCAGTACCCGCCGCCGGGCAACTATCCGCCGCCGCCCGGTTATCACCAGTACGGCCCGCAGTACCAGCCCGGCTTCCCCGGCAATGACCAGTACGACTACGGGTACGCCCCACCGCAGCGGACCACCACCAACACGATGGCCATCGCCTCGCTGGTGACCTCAGGGCTGGGTATCGTGCCTTTCTGCGGCGGCATCCTCTCGATCGTCGGCATCGTGCTCGGTGCCGTGGCACTGAGTCAGATCAAGGAGACACGGCAAGAGGGTTACGGAATCGCCGTCGCCGGAATCGTCGTCGGTGTGGCGATGCTCATCGTCGGACTAATCTGGACCATCTTCGCGCTTCGTTGA
- a CDS encoding ABC transporter substrate-binding protein → MRFGAAALTALTSASLVSACSSGPGGLVVSFYTPASEMATFTAVSERCNQQLGGTFTIKQISLPKGADDQRLQLARRLTGNDRTLDVMALDVVWTAEFAEAGWAVPLSEDPAGKAVADVTGTTLPGPQETATWNDELYAAPVTTNTQLLWYRADLMAEPPATWDEMVAEATRLHDAGEPSWIALQAKQYEGLVVWFNTLLESAGGRVLSDDGKRVTLTDTPEHREATVKALSVMKAVATAPGADPSITQTDEGTARLALEQGNAALEVNWPFVLPSMLENAIKGGVSFLPLDERPDLQAAINEAGSFSPDDAQFAAAYEASQEVFGFANYPGVREGQPARVTLGGLNLAVASTSQHKAEAFEAIRCIRNEENQKLTSIEGGLPAVRTSLYDDPQFQAKYPQYAIIREQLTNAAVRPATPVYQSVSTMMSATLAPITDIDPESMADELTEQVQKAIDGKGLIP, encoded by the coding sequence ATGCGATTCGGCGCAGCCGCGCTGACCGCTCTCACGTCGGCTTCGTTGGTCTCGGCGTGTAGCTCGGGCCCTGGCGGTCTGGTGGTCAGCTTCTATACCCCGGCCAGCGAGATGGCGACGTTCACTGCGGTTTCCGAGCGCTGTAACCAGCAACTCGGCGGCACGTTCACCATCAAACAGATCAGTCTTCCCAAGGGCGCCGACGATCAGAGGCTGCAGCTGGCACGCCGGCTGACCGGCAACGACCGCACCCTGGATGTGATGGCCCTCGACGTGGTGTGGACCGCGGAGTTCGCCGAAGCCGGCTGGGCCGTGCCGCTTTCGGAAGACCCGGCAGGCAAGGCGGTGGCCGATGTGACGGGCACCACACTTCCCGGTCCGCAGGAGACTGCAACCTGGAACGACGAGCTGTATGCCGCGCCGGTGACCACCAACACTCAGTTGCTCTGGTATCGCGCCGATTTGATGGCCGAGCCGCCCGCCACTTGGGATGAGATGGTGGCCGAGGCCACCCGCCTGCACGACGCGGGTGAGCCCAGTTGGATTGCCTTGCAGGCCAAGCAGTACGAAGGCCTGGTGGTGTGGTTCAACACGTTGCTGGAAAGCGCCGGGGGGCGGGTGCTCTCCGACGACGGCAAGCGTGTGACTCTCACCGACACCCCTGAACACCGTGAGGCCACGGTCAAGGCCCTGTCGGTCATGAAGGCAGTGGCCACCGCGCCGGGGGCGGATCCGTCGATCACCCAGACCGACGAGGGCACCGCACGATTGGCACTCGAGCAGGGCAACGCGGCTCTGGAGGTCAACTGGCCGTTCGTGCTTCCCTCGATGCTGGAGAACGCGATCAAGGGCGGGGTGTCCTTCCTGCCGCTGGACGAGCGTCCCGATCTGCAGGCGGCGATCAACGAGGCGGGGTCCTTCTCGCCGGACGACGCACAGTTCGCGGCAGCCTACGAGGCCAGCCAGGAAGTGTTCGGCTTCGCGAACTACCCAGGCGTGCGCGAGGGGCAACCGGCCAGGGTGACGCTGGGTGGGCTCAACCTCGCGGTGGCCAGTACCAGCCAGCACAAGGCAGAGGCGTTCGAGGCCATCCGCTGCATCCGCAACGAGGAAAACCAGAAGCTCACCTCCATCGAAGGCGGTCTGCCCGCGGTGCGCACCTCGCTCTACGACGATCCTCAGTTCCAGGCGAAGTACCCGCAGTACGCGATCATTCGCGAACAGCTCACCAACGCTGCGGTCCGGCCGGCGACTCCGGTGTACCAGTCGGTGTCCACCATGATGTCGGCGACGCTGGCACCGATCACCGACATCGATCCCGAGAGCATGGCTGACGAACTGACCGAGCAGGTTCAGAAGGCGATCGACGGCAAGGGGCTCATTCCATGA
- a CDS encoding MBL fold metallo-hydrolase, with protein MTPGSIAAQASVRRWQLDDLTFTYVVDGAMWLAARAFLRAIPQAYWDAHPDELGPDGYVAMSTGGLLVESPDVTMLIDAGMGQVVAESLLGRNDCGEFLNILAGLGVERDAIDVCALTHLHVDHAGWTFTHDEGGSRQPSFPRAKYAMAEAEWVPLLRGEHPLGTSDREAVLDPLREHPNLTLISDGDEVAPGVRALVTPGHSAGHTSYVITSAAGNRLIAFGDAFHVPAQLGHPEWGSAPDVMPALVPAARARLLDELCRPDTFAFAIHFGDQPFGQVVCDADTARWHPVPTDVVSGPPR; from the coding sequence GTGACACCGGGCAGCATTGCGGCTCAGGCTTCGGTCCGCCGTTGGCAACTGGACGACCTGACGTTCACCTACGTGGTGGACGGGGCGATGTGGCTGGCCGCGCGCGCCTTCCTGCGGGCGATCCCCCAGGCATACTGGGACGCTCATCCCGACGAACTGGGGCCGGACGGCTACGTGGCGATGTCGACCGGTGGCCTGCTGGTCGAATCTCCCGACGTGACAATGCTCATCGACGCCGGAATGGGTCAGGTGGTCGCCGAGAGTTTGCTGGGCCGCAACGACTGCGGAGAGTTCCTCAACATCTTGGCCGGGCTGGGCGTCGAGCGCGACGCCATCGACGTGTGCGCCCTGACCCACCTGCACGTCGACCACGCGGGATGGACGTTCACCCACGACGAGGGCGGGTCTCGACAACCCAGCTTTCCCCGCGCGAAATACGCGATGGCCGAGGCGGAGTGGGTACCGCTGCTGCGCGGGGAACATCCGCTCGGCACGAGCGACCGGGAGGCGGTGCTGGACCCGCTGCGCGAGCACCCGAATCTCACCCTGATCTCCGATGGGGACGAGGTCGCGCCCGGCGTGCGGGCGCTCGTGACTCCGGGGCACAGCGCCGGCCACACGTCCTATGTCATCACGTCCGCTGCCGGGAACAGACTGATCGCCTTCGGCGACGCCTTCCACGTTCCGGCACAGCTCGGCCATCCCGAATGGGGCTCCGCGCCGGACGTCATGCCGGCGCTGGTGCCGGCGGCGCGGGCTCGACTTCTCGACGAACTCTGCCGGCCCGACACCTTCGCGTTCGCGATCCACTTCGGCGACCAGCCGTTCGGGCAGGTGGTGTGCGACGCGGACACGGCGCGCTGGCACCCTGTGCCCACCGATGTCGTGTCCGGCCCGCCCCGCTGA
- a CDS encoding carbohydrate ABC transporter permease — protein MTGRRAAGWIIIDVLVVTYALFPVLWILSLSLKPTSSVKDGKLIPSEITFENYRAIFAGDAFNSALVNSIGIGLITTVIAVVIGAMAAYAIARLSFPGKKVLVGVALLIAMFPQISLVTPLFNIERQLGLFDTWPGLIIPYITFALPLAIYTLSAFFREIPWDLEKAAKMDGATPGQAFRKVIAPLAAPGIVTAAILVFIFAWNDLLLALSLTATTSAITAPVAIANFTGSSQFEEPTGSIAAGAIVITIPIIIFVLIFQRRIVAGLTSGAVKG, from the coding sequence GTGACCGGCCGCCGCGCCGCCGGGTGGATCATCATCGACGTCCTGGTGGTCACCTACGCGCTGTTCCCCGTGCTGTGGATCTTGTCGCTGTCGTTGAAGCCGACGTCGAGTGTCAAGGACGGCAAGCTGATTCCGTCGGAGATCACCTTCGAGAACTACCGGGCGATCTTCGCCGGAGACGCGTTCAATTCCGCGCTGGTCAACTCCATCGGTATCGGGCTCATCACCACCGTGATCGCCGTGGTGATCGGCGCCATGGCCGCCTATGCCATCGCCCGGTTGTCCTTTCCGGGCAAGAAGGTATTGGTAGGGGTGGCACTGCTGATCGCCATGTTCCCCCAGATCTCGCTGGTGACACCGTTGTTCAACATCGAGCGGCAACTGGGGCTGTTCGACACCTGGCCGGGCCTGATCATCCCGTACATCACGTTTGCGCTGCCGCTGGCCATCTACACCCTCTCGGCGTTCTTCAGGGAGATCCCGTGGGATCTGGAGAAGGCTGCCAAGATGGACGGCGCCACACCGGGTCAGGCGTTCCGCAAGGTCATCGCGCCGTTGGCTGCGCCTGGCATCGTCACCGCCGCCATCCTGGTGTTCATCTTCGCGTGGAACGATCTGCTGCTGGCGCTGTCGCTGACTGCCACCACGTCCGCGATCACCGCTCCGGTGGCCATCGCGAACTTCACGGGCAGTTCACAATTCGAGGAACCCACCGGCTCCATCGCGGCGGGAGCCATTGTGATCACCATTCCGATCATCATCTTTGTCCTGATTTTCCAGCGACGCATCGTCGCGGGACTGACCTCCGGTGCCGTGAAGGGATAG
- a CDS encoding amidohydrolase family protein gives MPTNLRRRTGGTLVDVHAHYGPPIPEAALPDIEAAYRRANFLAPPASSWSPEQAIAFMDSYAIGVQMLSNPNQLSAGSARRYNDFGADVVARHPDRFGLLANVPLLDPAAALTEIARARDELGADGFALITNYDGRYLGHPSFDEVFAALDDGAATVFVHPVDPAGFDQLACGRPGPVIEFPMDTARTVIDALYAGVFRRYPRIRFIIAHAGGVLPTLATRVATTGMLPWVPNPRNLSAEEVRSQLAGLYYDTALSAHPNSLLPLLETTSASHVLFGSDYPPAGDTVIEANMQLLRDTTVLDDGQLAAMASTAATLFPRLASTPSGSAITRR, from the coding sequence TTGCCCACGAACCTGCGACGACGCACCGGCGGCACCCTCGTCGACGTCCATGCCCACTACGGGCCGCCCATACCGGAAGCTGCGCTCCCGGACATCGAGGCCGCCTACCGACGGGCCAACTTCCTGGCGCCTCCGGCCAGCTCGTGGTCACCGGAGCAGGCCATCGCGTTCATGGACAGCTACGCGATCGGAGTGCAGATGCTGTCCAATCCGAACCAGCTGTCGGCCGGTTCCGCCCGCCGGTACAACGACTTCGGCGCCGACGTGGTCGCCCGGCATCCAGACCGATTCGGACTGCTGGCCAACGTGCCACTGCTCGATCCTGCCGCCGCACTGACCGAGATCGCCCGCGCCCGAGACGAACTCGGCGCCGACGGCTTCGCGCTCATCACCAACTACGACGGGCGGTACCTGGGCCACCCCAGCTTCGACGAGGTCTTCGCCGCGCTCGACGACGGCGCTGCAACGGTGTTCGTGCACCCGGTGGACCCCGCGGGCTTCGACCAGTTGGCGTGTGGACGGCCGGGGCCGGTGATCGAGTTCCCCATGGACACTGCGCGCACCGTCATCGATGCGCTCTACGCAGGGGTGTTCCGGCGCTATCCGCGCATCAGGTTCATCATCGCCCACGCCGGTGGGGTTCTGCCGACACTGGCGACCCGGGTGGCGACCACCGGCATGCTGCCCTGGGTGCCCAACCCCCGGAACCTGAGCGCCGAGGAGGTCCGCAGCCAACTGGCCGGGCTCTATTACGACACCGCCTTGTCCGCGCACCCCAACTCGTTGTTGCCGCTGCTGGAGACCACCTCCGCATCCCACGTGCTCTTCGGGTCGGACTACCCACCGGCCGGCGATACCGTGATCGAGGCGAACATGCAGCTCCTGCGCGACACGACGGTGCTCGACGACGGCCAGCTCGCCGCCATGGCCAGCACCGCGGCCACCCTGTTCCCCCGGCTGGCGTCGACGCCGTCAGGATCCGCCATTACCCGCCGGTAG
- a CDS encoding glycine betaine ABC transporter substrate-binding protein — protein MRPTTDLRRFALAALVVTLTACGAPQSDGVSLAVGAGPSPESELLANLYAAALRSYGTAAHVEVTPDPMAGLDSGTLTVVPGFTGTLLETFAPGASVRADDEVYDEMVGTLPEGLAAGDYTTAAEDKPAATVTEATAAAWGDSDLEALVSSCDEVSAGTVRGVTPPLKVGRCALPPPREFPTDAALFDALKAGEINVAWTTTADPGVPGDVVMLADGKPVLIRAENAVPLYRRNELTARQVLAVNEVAGVLDTASLKRMRADVADGADPRQVADAWLADNPIGR, from the coding sequence ATGAGGCCGACAACTGATCTGCGCCGTTTCGCGCTCGCCGCACTGGTGGTGACGCTCACCGCCTGCGGCGCCCCGCAGTCCGATGGTGTGTCCCTGGCGGTCGGTGCGGGCCCCAGCCCGGAGTCCGAGCTGTTGGCCAACCTGTACGCAGCGGCGTTGCGGTCCTACGGCACGGCGGCCCATGTCGAGGTGACGCCGGACCCGATGGCCGGACTCGATTCCGGCACGCTGACCGTGGTGCCCGGTTTCACCGGCACCCTGCTGGAGACGTTCGCGCCGGGCGCCTCGGTGCGCGCCGACGACGAGGTGTACGACGAGATGGTGGGAACGCTGCCCGAAGGGCTGGCGGCGGGGGACTACACCACCGCGGCCGAGGACAAGCCCGCTGCCACCGTCACCGAAGCCACCGCGGCGGCCTGGGGCGATAGTGATCTCGAAGCTTTGGTGTCGTCGTGCGACGAGGTGTCCGCAGGTACCGTCCGCGGGGTCACTCCGCCTCTGAAGGTGGGCCGCTGCGCGCTACCGCCGCCACGCGAATTTCCCACGGACGCCGCGCTTTTTGACGCGTTGAAGGCCGGCGAGATCAATGTGGCATGGACCACCACGGCTGATCCGGGAGTGCCGGGCGATGTGGTGATGCTGGCCGACGGCAAACCGGTGCTGATCCGGGCCGAGAACGCCGTACCGCTCTACCGCCGCAATGAGTTGACAGCCAGACAGGTGCTGGCGGTCAACGAGGTGGCCGGTGTGCTGGATACCGCCTCACTCAAGCGGATGCGTGCCGACGTGGCCGACGGTGCCGATCCCCGTCAAGTGGCCGATGCCTGGCTGGCCGACAACCCGATCGGCCGCTGA
- a CDS encoding ABC transporter ATP-binding protein, with translation MAEIVLQNVNKTYADGAIAVKDFSISIADGEFIILVGPSGCGKSTTLNMIAGLEDITSGDLLIDGSRVNDKAPKDRDIAMVFQSYALYPHMTVRENIAFPLTLAGSAKADVARKVDDTAKILDLTALLDRKPSQLSGGQRQRVAMGRAIVRNPKAFLMDEPLSNLDAKLRVQMRGEIARLQQRLKTTTVYVTHDQTEAMTLGDRVVVMRGGVAQQIGTPTELYERPANLFVAGFIGSPAMNFFPATRTDIGVMLPFGEVTLTQEADDLLAQHPSSKNLIAGIRPEHFEDAAVLDGYARIRALTFTVTVDLVESLGADKYLYFTTSGSGARAEQLTELAAESGADENEFVARVSTESRATKDQDVELAFDTSKLVLFDADSGANLSVPPSR, from the coding sequence ATGGCAGAAATCGTGTTGCAGAACGTCAACAAGACCTACGCCGACGGAGCCATCGCCGTAAAGGACTTCTCCATCTCCATCGCAGACGGCGAGTTCATCATCCTGGTGGGACCGTCAGGGTGTGGAAAATCCACCACCCTCAACATGATCGCCGGGCTCGAGGACATCACCTCCGGTGACCTGCTGATCGACGGGTCCCGCGTCAACGACAAGGCGCCCAAGGACCGCGACATCGCCATGGTGTTCCAGTCCTACGCGCTGTACCCGCACATGACCGTGCGTGAGAACATCGCATTCCCACTCACCCTCGCCGGCAGCGCCAAAGCGGACGTCGCCAGAAAGGTGGACGACACCGCGAAGATCCTGGACTTGACTGCGCTGCTGGACCGCAAGCCGTCGCAGCTCTCGGGTGGACAGCGCCAGCGAGTTGCCATGGGCCGCGCCATCGTTCGCAATCCCAAGGCGTTCCTGATGGACGAGCCACTGTCCAATCTGGATGCCAAGCTGCGGGTACAGATGCGCGGTGAGATCGCGCGGCTACAGCAGCGTCTGAAAACCACCACCGTCTACGTCACACACGACCAGACCGAGGCGATGACGCTGGGGGACCGGGTGGTGGTGATGCGCGGTGGTGTGGCTCAGCAGATCGGCACGCCGACTGAGCTTTACGAACGTCCTGCCAATCTCTTCGTGGCCGGTTTCATCGGGTCTCCCGCCATGAACTTCTTCCCTGCCACCCGCACCGACATCGGGGTGATGCTGCCGTTTGGCGAAGTGACGTTGACGCAGGAGGCTGATGACCTGCTGGCCCAGCATCCCTCGTCGAAGAACCTGATTGCCGGCATCCGCCCCGAACACTTCGAGGATGCGGCGGTGCTGGACGGTTACGCCCGGATTCGTGCGCTGACCTTCACCGTCACGGTGGATCTGGTGGAATCGCTGGGCGCCGACAAGTACCTGTACTTCACGACATCAGGCAGCGGTGCCAGGGCCGAGCAGTTGACCGAGTTGGCCGCGGAATCCGGCGCGGACGAAAACGAGTTCGTCGCGCGGGTGTCCACCGAGTCCAGGGCCACCAAGGACCAGGATGTCGAGTTGGCATTCGACACCTCCAAACTGGTGCTCTTCGATGCTGATTCGGGCGCGAACCTCAGCGTCCCGCCGTCACGATGA
- a CDS encoding general stress protein has translation MTSPFQSGQTPGGAAGGARGRRAPVGLPTPPKGWPIGSYPTYAEAQKAVDYLSDNAFPVEQVTIVGVDLMQVERVTGRLSWAKVLGGGVLTGAWLGIFIGLVLGFFSPNPWSSLLTGLIAGIFFGLITSAIPYAMAKGTRDFSSTMQLVAGRYDVLCDPQNAERARDMLARLTL, from the coding sequence ATGACCAGTCCGTTCCAGTCGGGGCAGACGCCGGGCGGCGCCGCCGGCGGTGCGCGAGGCCGGCGTGCTCCTGTGGGGTTGCCGACGCCTCCGAAGGGGTGGCCTATCGGGTCCTACCCCACCTACGCCGAGGCGCAGAAAGCCGTCGACTACCTGTCCGACAACGCCTTCCCCGTCGAACAGGTGACCATCGTCGGCGTGGACCTGATGCAGGTCGAGCGCGTCACCGGTCGCTTGAGCTGGGCCAAGGTACTCGGCGGCGGTGTGTTGACCGGCGCGTGGCTCGGTATCTTCATCGGCCTGGTCCTCGGTTTCTTCAGCCCCAATCCGTGGTCGTCGCTGCTGACAGGCCTGATCGCCGGTATCTTCTTCGGCTTGATCACCTCGGCGATCCCGTACGCGATGGCCAAGGGCACAAGGGATTTCAGCTCCACCATGCAGCTCGTGGCCGGCCGGTACGACGTGTTGTGCGACCCGCAGAACGCTGAACGTGCCCGCGACATGCTGGCGCGCCTGACGCTGTAA
- a CDS encoding suppressor of fused domain protein, with the protein MTQVLDIVRAHLRGHFAGAEPDSASVTFLGVERIEILRFGPGPDGLVHYVSLGCSRHPMGDPTQLAADPLHGPRAELVVSLRDSVPTPGIARAIALLAATPAVDGVVLQQDALIDLGATLWEGARVSAVVLGRSEIPDATLDPPREPVVFLSATPISANEAAWVRLKGIDELRRTWEQDGVDVRDPARL; encoded by the coding sequence ATGACGCAGGTACTCGACATCGTCCGCGCCCATCTGCGCGGGCATTTCGCCGGCGCCGAGCCCGACTCGGCCAGCGTCACCTTCCTGGGCGTCGAGCGGATCGAGATACTGAGGTTCGGTCCGGGTCCCGACGGGCTGGTGCACTATGTGTCGCTGGGCTGTTCCCGTCACCCGATGGGGGACCCGACGCAGCTCGCCGCCGACCCGCTCCATGGGCCACGCGCCGAACTGGTTGTCAGCCTTCGTGATTCCGTTCCCACTCCCGGTATCGCCAGGGCCATCGCCCTGCTGGCTGCCACCCCGGCCGTCGACGGTGTGGTCCTGCAGCAAGACGCCCTGATCGATCTGGGCGCCACGTTGTGGGAGGGTGCCAGGGTCAGCGCGGTGGTGCTCGGCCGTAGCGAGATCCCCGATGCCACACTGGATCCTCCGCGGGAGCCGGTGGTCTTCCTGTCGGCCACCCCCATCTCGGCCAACGAGGCAGCCTGGGTTCGGCTCAAGGGAATCGACGAACTGCGTCGCACCTGGGAGCAGGACGGCGTGGACGTGCGGGACCCCGCTCGCCTCTAG
- a CDS encoding carbohydrate ABC transporter permease, whose product MTSSTKAALTDDKKSERRLAYWLIAPAVILMVAVTGYPIGYAVWLSLQRYNLATPDDVEFVGLSNYVTVLTDGYWWTAFGVTLSITVISVAIEFVLGMALALVMHRTIFGKGLVRTAILIPYGIVTVAASYSWYYAWTPGTGYLANLLPDGSAPLTEQIPSLAIVVLAEVWKTTPFMALLLLAGLALVPDDLLKAAQMDGAGAWQRLTRIILPMIKPAILVALLFRTLDAFRIFDNIYVLTAGSNDTASVSILGYNNLFKGFSLGLGSAISVLVFLCVAIIAFIFIKLFGAAAPGSDADRG is encoded by the coding sequence ATGACGTCCTCGACCAAGGCCGCGCTCACCGATGACAAGAAATCCGAACGGCGCCTGGCGTACTGGCTGATCGCACCCGCCGTCATCCTGATGGTCGCGGTCACCGGGTATCCCATCGGGTATGCCGTGTGGCTCAGCTTGCAGCGCTACAACCTGGCCACCCCCGACGACGTGGAATTCGTCGGCCTGTCCAACTACGTCACGGTGCTGACCGACGGGTACTGGTGGACGGCCTTCGGGGTGACGCTGTCGATCACCGTGATCTCGGTGGCCATCGAGTTCGTTCTCGGTATGGCGCTCGCGCTCGTGATGCATCGCACCATTTTCGGAAAAGGCTTGGTGCGCACCGCGATCCTGATTCCCTACGGCATCGTCACCGTCGCCGCGTCCTACAGCTGGTACTACGCCTGGACCCCGGGCACGGGGTACCTGGCGAATCTGCTGCCCGACGGATCGGCTCCGCTGACCGAGCAGATCCCGTCGCTGGCCATCGTGGTGCTCGCCGAGGTGTGGAAGACCACGCCGTTCATGGCGCTGTTGCTGCTGGCCGGATTGGCGCTGGTGCCCGACGATCTGCTGAAGGCCGCGCAGATGGACGGTGCCGGTGCCTGGCAACGTTTGACGAGGATCATCCTGCCGATGATCAAGCCGGCGATTCTGGTGGCGCTGCTGTTCCGCACCTTGGACGCGTTCCGGATCTTCGACAACATCTATGTGCTCACCGCGGGCTCGAACGACACCGCATCGGTGTCGATCCTGGGGTACAACAACCTGTTCAAGGGTTTCAGCCTCGGATTGGGTTCGGCGATCAGCGTGCTGGTGTTCCTCTGTGTGGCCATCATCGCGTTCATCTTCATCAAACTCTTCGGGGCCGCAGCACCGGGATCGGATGCTGACCGTGGCTGA
- a CDS encoding SDR family NAD(P)-dependent oxidoreductase: MEGFAGKVAVVTGAGSGIGQALAIELGRRGAKLAISDVDTEGLAVTEEKLKAIGAPVKADRLNVTEREAFLLYADAVKAHFGKVNQIYNNAGIAFTGDVEISQFKDIERVMDVDFWGVVNGTKAFLPHLVESGDGHVVNVSSLFGIFSVPGQSAYNAAKFAVRGFTESLRQEMLAKKRPVAVTCVHPGGIKTAIARNATAAEGLDPKELAQVFDKKLANTTPERAAKIILDAVRKKKARVLVGPDAKVLDVIVRITGSGYQKLFSSAMAKALPGTH, translated from the coding sequence ATGGAGGGCTTCGCCGGGAAAGTCGCCGTCGTCACGGGCGCCGGATCGGGTATCGGTCAGGCACTGGCCATCGAACTGGGCCGACGCGGAGCCAAGCTGGCCATCAGCGATGTCGACACCGAAGGACTGGCCGTCACCGAGGAAAAGCTCAAAGCCATCGGGGCCCCGGTCAAAGCCGACCGGCTCAACGTGACCGAGCGCGAGGCCTTCCTGCTCTACGCCGACGCGGTGAAAGCACACTTCGGGAAGGTCAACCAGATCTACAACAACGCCGGCATCGCGTTCACCGGAGACGTCGAGATCAGCCAGTTCAAGGACATCGAACGGGTCATGGACGTGGACTTCTGGGGCGTGGTCAACGGCACCAAAGCCTTCCTTCCGCACCTCGTCGAATCCGGCGACGGCCACGTGGTCAACGTCTCCAGCCTGTTCGGCATTTTCTCGGTTCCAGGCCAATCCGCCTACAACGCAGCCAAATTCGCGGTTCGCGGGTTCACCGAGTCACTGCGCCAGGAGATGCTCGCCAAGAAGCGGCCCGTCGCGGTGACCTGTGTGCATCCCGGCGGCATCAAGACCGCGATCGCCCGCAACGCCACCGCCGCCGAGGGGCTCGACCCGAAGGAACTGGCGCAGGTCTTCGACAAGAAGCTGGCCAACACCACCCCCGAGCGCGCGGCCAAGATCATCCTCGATGCCGTACGCAAGAAGAAGGCCAGGGTGCTCGTCGGTCCCGATGCCAAGGTGCTCGACGTCATCGTCCGCATCACCGGCTCGGGTTACCAGAAACTGTTCTCCTCGGCGATGGCCAAGGCGCTTCCCGGCACGCACTGA